A single window of Methylocella tundrae DNA harbors:
- a CDS encoding phosphotransferase family protein, with product MREKWSRTQAILEPRRSSVEALVGKAFPDAELTKIESTFGGLANTNFKLRLRTPTGDREALLRYWQRDQQQAAKEIALLARVSGRVPVPAVLTSGRADPDFGLPYAFLQWIEGEQLEIVAARLLPRALMDVGRHVGETLAAIHAFRFEQQGFFGPDLVPTEPLDMDTAGLLTWLDHCLREGPGGERLGADLTGALFAFVAREGAVLGSPWARQPALTHSDFNASNILVREEPSGWRVAAVLDWEFAFAGGPSFDFGNLLRPPLGDNADFIAGVLEGYRGAGKDLPDGWLEASRMADLLSWVDFVSQPYCGPAVIQSARLMIGRVIGS from the coding sequence TTGCGTGAGAAATGGAGCCGGACGCAAGCGATCCTCGAACCCCGCCGCTCCAGCGTCGAAGCGCTTGTCGGCAAGGCTTTTCCAGACGCTGAACTCACCAAGATAGAGAGCACGTTCGGCGGCCTCGCCAACACCAATTTCAAACTGCGCCTCCGCACCCCCACCGGCGATCGCGAGGCGCTGCTGCGCTACTGGCAGCGCGATCAGCAGCAGGCGGCCAAGGAAATCGCGCTTCTCGCGCGCGTCAGCGGCCGCGTGCCGGTTCCGGCCGTTCTCACAAGCGGCCGCGCTGATCCCGATTTCGGATTGCCCTATGCATTCCTGCAATGGATCGAGGGTGAGCAGTTGGAAATTGTTGCGGCGCGTCTTTTGCCGCGCGCTCTGATGGATGTCGGCCGTCATGTTGGCGAAACGCTGGCCGCCATCCATGCATTTCGCTTCGAGCAGCAAGGTTTTTTCGGACCTGATCTCGTCCCAACAGAGCCTCTCGATATGGATACGGCCGGATTGCTCACCTGGCTCGACCATTGTCTGCGCGAAGGGCCGGGCGGTGAGCGTCTTGGAGCCGATCTGACCGGGGCCTTGTTTGCTTTCGTCGCGCGGGAGGGCGCGGTTCTCGGCTCCCCCTGGGCGCGGCAGCCGGCGCTGACGCATTCCGATTTCAACGCTTCGAATATTCTCGTCCGAGAGGAGCCTTCCGGCTGGCGCGTCGCCGCCGTTCTCGACTGGGAATTTGCCTTCGCCGGGGGACCTTCTTTCGATTTCGGCAATCTCCTGCGTCCGCCCCTTGGCGACAACGCCGATTTCATCGCCGGCGTGCTGGAAGGCTATCGCGGCGCCGGCAAGGATCTGCCGGACGGCTGGCTTGAGGCTTCGCGGATGGCAGACCTGCTGTCCTGGGTCGATTTCGTATCGCAGCCTTATTGCGGACCGGCGGTCATTCAATCGGCGCGCTTGATGATCGGGCGCGTTATCGGGTCCTGA
- the der gene encoding ribosome biogenesis GTPase Der has protein sequence MFTIAIIGRPNVGKSTLFNRLVGKKLALVDDRPGVTRDRREGEARLGDLSFKIIDTAGLEEGDEASLPGRMRAQTEMAIELADAIFFVFDSRAGLTPDDRFFANLVRRADKPLILIANKAEGRAGEAGAVEGYDLGLGDPVPLSAEHGEGFSELYAAIREALPEETELPADEADEATRLVLGEDEDGSELDITKPLRIAIIGRPNAGKSTLLNTIIGQDRLLTGPEPGLTRDTIGIDFEWRGRKIKMFDTAGLRRRAKVEDKLEKLAGHDALRAAKFAEVVVLLLDATIPFEKQDLTLADLVEREGRALVIGLNKWDLIENKGAKLSELREEALRLLPQVKGAPVVPLAGATGEGIENLMHSILRVHEVWNKRISTARLNRWLASALEKSPPPAVSGRRIKIRYMTQLRARPPYFILFGNQLDALPASYERFLVNSLRQTFELPGVPIRMSKKTSDNPYAGRKSRQR, from the coding sequence ATGTTCACGATCGCGATCATCGGACGCCCGAACGTCGGCAAATCGACCCTGTTCAACAGGCTCGTCGGCAAGAAGCTCGCGCTCGTCGATGATCGCCCCGGCGTGACGCGCGACCGGCGCGAGGGCGAGGCGAGGCTCGGCGATCTTTCCTTCAAGATCATCGATACCGCCGGCCTCGAGGAGGGCGACGAAGCGTCCTTGCCGGGGCGCATGCGCGCGCAGACCGAGATGGCGATCGAGCTCGCGGACGCCATTTTCTTCGTCTTCGATTCCCGCGCCGGTCTCACGCCCGACGATCGCTTCTTCGCCAATCTCGTGCGCCGCGCCGACAAACCCTTGATCCTCATCGCCAACAAGGCCGAGGGGCGGGCTGGCGAGGCCGGCGCGGTCGAAGGCTATGATCTCGGCCTTGGCGATCCGGTGCCGCTCTCGGCCGAACATGGCGAAGGCTTCTCCGAGCTTTACGCGGCAATCCGGGAGGCGCTCCCCGAGGAGACCGAATTGCCCGCTGACGAGGCCGATGAAGCGACGCGCCTCGTTCTCGGCGAGGACGAAGATGGCTCCGAACTCGACATTACAAAGCCGCTGCGCATCGCGATCATCGGCCGGCCGAACGCCGGCAAGTCAACCTTATTGAATACGATCATAGGGCAGGATCGGCTTCTGACCGGACCCGAGCCGGGGCTGACGCGCGATACGATCGGCATTGATTTCGAGTGGCGCGGCCGCAAGATCAAAATGTTCGACACCGCGGGCTTGCGCCGCCGCGCGAAAGTCGAGGACAAGCTCGAAAAACTGGCGGGTCACGACGCTCTGCGCGCCGCCAAATTCGCGGAAGTCGTGGTCCTGCTTCTTGATGCGACGATCCCATTCGAAAAGCAGGATCTGACGCTCGCCGATCTCGTCGAACGCGAGGGCAGGGCGCTTGTCATCGGCCTCAACAAATGGGACCTGATCGAGAACAAGGGCGCGAAGCTCTCTGAGCTGCGCGAGGAAGCGTTGCGGCTGCTGCCGCAGGTGAAGGGGGCGCCTGTGGTTCCGCTCGCGGGAGCGACCGGCGAAGGCATTGAAAATCTCATGCATTCGATCTTGCGGGTGCATGAAGTCTGGAACAAACGAATCTCCACCGCGCGGCTCAACCGCTGGCTTGCAAGCGCGCTGGAGAAAAGCCCGCCGCCGGCTGTTTCGGGACGCCGCATTAAAATCCGCTATATGACGCAACTTCGCGCGAGGCCGCCCTATTTCATTCTGTTCGGCAATCAGCTTGACGCATTGCCGGCGAGCTATGAACGATTCCTCGTCAACAGCCTGCGGCAGACCTTCGAGCTGCCGGGCGTGCCGATCCGCATGTCGAAAAAGACCAGCGACAATCCTTACGCCGGGCGCAAATCCAGGCAGCGTTAG